The following are encoded together in the Planococcus antarcticus DSM 14505 genome:
- a CDS encoding RNA polymerase sigma factor encodes METLYTEYNRYIYHLCLKLTRNKAEAEDLMQEVWLKVVRYESSIAEVDHVKAWLTTICMNTFRDRYRKNVRRSKHLIQQPEGLDVSLLDLIASDSTGVAELLEKQDVSVMIRHKISELDAIYRTTILYFYVHQYSLIEIADAMKVSIGTVKSRLFRGKQRLKDMLMEDDRTREYVVAT; translated from the coding sequence ATGGAAACGCTATACACAGAATACAATCGGTACATTTATCATTTATGCTTGAAGCTGACACGCAATAAAGCGGAAGCTGAAGATTTAATGCAGGAAGTTTGGCTGAAAGTCGTACGCTATGAATCTTCTATTGCTGAAGTGGATCATGTAAAAGCATGGCTGACGACAATTTGTATGAACACGTTCCGTGATCGTTACCGCAAAAATGTAAGACGAAGCAAGCATTTGATTCAACAGCCAGAAGGCTTGGATGTATCGTTGCTGGATTTGATCGCTTCTGATTCAACGGGTGTGGCCGAGCTACTGGAAAAACAGGATGTTTCGGTGATGATTCGCCATAAAATTTCAGAATTAGATGCTATTTACCGCACAACCATCCTTTATTTTTATGTGCATCAATATTCGCTGATTGAAATTGCAGATGCGATGAAAGTATCGATCGGTACTGTGAAATCTCGCTTGTTCCGCGGCAAGCAGCGATTAAAGGATATGCTGATGGAAGACGACCGGACGCGTGAATATGTCGTAGCGACTTAA
- a CDS encoding CNNM domain-containing protein, giving the protein MFIALGIFLMMSFFLSGSETALTAVNRMKVQLRSEQGDVKAQKLQKLIAKPDRMITTILIGNNIANIMLPTLVTTIAITRGWEVGLATAILTIVLIIFGEVLPKTIAATFSDKVAYIVLPVISFLVVILKPLTWMLAQFTNIFIRIISKGTVKEASMTKEELRTMVDIASTEGTFEEDESERIKGVLDFPHKDVSDVMSTHRTDTVGIAIDSTYEEVRDLILDSSYTRYPVYEESMDNVVGLFYSKKLIEWSMNPNLTLEELMDDNPLFVVQSVSVEKVFKMMMAKKKHMAVILDEYGGTLGIVTHEDIIEEMIGQDIEDETDEEDDELVFEMTDKILACHGRLEIEDVNDMFKVEVPNDHDTIAGFVMQQLGHVPDEGEQFTYENLHVEVNEMDRNRIVRLTITKTDKEEVLA; this is encoded by the coding sequence TTGTTTATAGCATTAGGTATCTTTTTAATGATGTCGTTCTTCTTATCGGGAAGCGAAACGGCATTGACTGCAGTAAATAGGATGAAGGTCCAGCTTCGCTCAGAGCAAGGTGACGTCAAGGCGCAGAAACTGCAGAAGTTAATTGCGAAGCCGGACCGAATGATTACAACAATCTTAATCGGAAATAACATTGCCAACATCATGCTGCCAACATTGGTGACGACGATTGCTATCACCAGAGGATGGGAAGTTGGTCTTGCCACTGCCATTTTAACAATTGTTCTGATTATTTTCGGAGAAGTGCTACCCAAAACAATTGCAGCTACATTCTCTGATAAAGTGGCGTATATCGTGCTTCCGGTCATCAGCTTTTTGGTGGTCATCTTAAAGCCATTAACCTGGATGTTGGCGCAATTTACGAATATCTTCATTCGCATCATTTCAAAAGGCACAGTGAAGGAAGCGAGCATGACCAAAGAGGAATTGCGTACGATGGTTGATATCGCCTCTACTGAAGGTACGTTTGAAGAAGATGAATCCGAACGCATCAAAGGGGTTCTGGATTTCCCCCATAAAGATGTATCGGATGTCATGTCCACTCACCGAACCGATACGGTAGGTATTGCTATCGACTCGACCTATGAAGAGGTTCGGGACTTAATCCTGGATTCTTCCTACACCCGTTATCCTGTGTATGAAGAAAGTATGGATAATGTCGTGGGCTTGTTTTATTCGAAAAAACTGATCGAATGGTCGATGAATCCGAATTTGACGCTGGAAGAACTGATGGACGATAATCCATTGTTCGTGGTTCAATCGGTTAGTGTGGAAAAAGTCTTTAAAATGATGATGGCAAAGAAAAAGCATATGGCTGTTATTTTGGATGAATACGGTGGAACACTTGGTATTGTCACACATGAAGACATTATTGAAGAAATGATCGGCCAGGATATTGAAGATGAAACAGATGAAGAAGACGATGAGTTGGTCTTTGAAATGACGGACAAGATATTGGCGTGCCATGGCCGCCTCGAAATTGAAGACGTCAATGACATGTTCAAAGTAGAAGTGCCGAATGACCATGACACCATCGCAGGCTTTGTCATGCAGCAGCTGGGGCATGTGCCGGATGAGGGCGAGCAGTTTACATACGAAAACCTTCATGTTGAAGTCAACGAAATGGACCGTAACCGTATCGTCCGCTTAACGATTACAAAAACAGATAAAGAAGAAGTATTAGCATAA
- a CDS encoding dipeptidase — protein sequence MNAQTIDQYFKDNRESHLEELKSFLRIPSVSSLSEHRADMQKGAEWLITAMESAGMENAKIDETDGHPVVYADWLHAEGKPTVLVYGHYDVQPVDPLHLWESAPFEPQVRDNKLYARGASDDKGQVFMHIKAVEALLKLNGDLPVNIKFIIEGEEEIGSPNLPKYVEENQELLKADVIVISDTGMQGPGRPAVCYGLRGLAGIQIDVKGPKGDLHSGLYGGAVQNPLHAIVEILQSFRDQEGLIQVEGFYDDVLEVSDKEREEFAALEFDLEHEKKEIGISEDFGEKGYSFVERTWIRPTLEVNGITGGFSGEGIKTVLPAEASTKITCRLVPNQDPDDIVAKLKTHVDSHKPAGVTVEISEFDKGKPFLTPYDHPAIQAAGRSYEKIYGVPTAFTRMGGSIPIVAAFDEILGLPIVLMGFGLASENFHAPNEHFHLENFDKGLRVISDYLFEAAELN from the coding sequence ATGAACGCTCAAACCATAGACCAATACTTTAAAGACAACCGGGAATCTCACCTGGAAGAATTAAAATCATTTTTGCGCATCCCTTCTGTCAGTTCTTTATCCGAACATAGAGCAGATATGCAAAAAGGTGCAGAATGGCTGATTACTGCAATGGAAAGTGCTGGTATGGAAAACGCAAAAATCGATGAGACTGATGGACATCCGGTCGTTTATGCCGACTGGCTTCATGCAGAAGGCAAACCGACAGTGCTGGTATACGGCCATTACGATGTCCAGCCGGTAGATCCCTTGCATCTCTGGGAGTCAGCTCCTTTTGAACCGCAAGTGCGCGACAACAAACTCTATGCCCGCGGTGCAAGTGACGATAAAGGCCAGGTTTTCATGCACATCAAGGCGGTTGAAGCTCTGTTGAAGCTAAATGGTGATTTGCCGGTCAACATTAAATTCATCATTGAAGGCGAAGAAGAAATTGGCAGCCCGAACCTTCCGAAATACGTGGAAGAAAATCAGGAGTTACTGAAGGCTGATGTCATCGTCATTTCCGATACTGGTATGCAAGGTCCAGGACGTCCAGCGGTCTGCTACGGTCTTCGCGGACTTGCCGGCATCCAAATTGATGTCAAAGGGCCAAAAGGCGATTTGCATTCTGGACTTTACGGCGGCGCAGTTCAAAATCCATTGCACGCCATCGTGGAAATCCTGCAGTCGTTTCGCGACCAAGAAGGACTAATCCAAGTAGAAGGCTTTTATGATGACGTACTCGAAGTCTCCGACAAAGAGCGTGAAGAATTTGCAGCACTTGAATTTGATCTTGAACACGAGAAAAAAGAAATCGGCATTTCAGAGGACTTTGGCGAGAAAGGCTATTCTTTCGTTGAACGTACATGGATTCGCCCAACACTTGAAGTCAACGGCATTACCGGCGGCTTTTCCGGCGAAGGCATCAAAACGGTGCTTCCTGCAGAAGCCAGCACCAAAATTACATGCCGCCTGGTGCCAAACCAGGATCCAGACGACATCGTCGCAAAACTAAAAACACATGTGGATTCTCACAAACCAGCTGGCGTTACCGTCGAAATTTCCGAGTTTGATAAAGGAAAACCGTTCCTAACGCCTTATGATCATCCTGCCATCCAGGCAGCTGGCCGCTCTTACGAGAAAATATACGGTGTGCCGACCGCATTTACACGAATGGGCGGTTCGATTCCGATTGTTGCCGCATTCGATGAGATTCTCGGCTTGCCTATCGTTCTCATGGGCTTCGGACTTGCATCTGAAAATTTCCATGCACCAAATGAACATTTCCACTTGGAGAATTTTGATAAAGGGCTTCGTGTCATTAGCGATTACCTTTTCGAAGCTGCAGAGTTAAACTAA
- a CDS encoding glycerol-3-phosphate acyltransferase → MIVYWLLSYCIGNFLTAWWIGKWKGIDLRQQRSGNLGARNAGAILGKPAFLLTFLGDASKGAIVVWIGFFYNFPIWQIAVAGLAVILGHMFPFWLKYRGGKGIATFIGITFCLTPDLFLAMLILFLAFFPWFKSSTLSMLASFAGFIVMSIILQVWPITLPLIVAIIIIVIKHKSDIRESFNSRFRSPPV, encoded by the coding sequence ATGATCGTTTACTGGCTACTGTCCTATTGTATCGGTAATTTCCTGACAGCTTGGTGGATCGGTAAGTGGAAAGGCATCGATTTGCGGCAGCAGCGCAGCGGTAATCTAGGTGCCAGAAACGCTGGTGCTATTCTCGGTAAGCCTGCCTTTTTGTTGACCTTTCTCGGTGACGCTAGCAAAGGCGCGATTGTTGTCTGGATCGGTTTTTTTTATAATTTCCCTATTTGGCAAATAGCCGTGGCAGGATTGGCTGTCATCCTTGGCCATATGTTCCCTTTTTGGCTCAAATACCGTGGCGGCAAAGGAATTGCAACTTTTATCGGTATCACCTTCTGTCTAACGCCCGATTTGTTTTTGGCTATGCTTATCTTGTTTCTCGCATTTTTCCCTTGGTTCAAAAGTTCAACTTTGTCGATGCTTGCCAGTTTTGCAGGTTTTATCGTGATGTCTATTATTTTGCAGGTATGGCCAATCACCTTACCTTTGATTGTGGCTATTATCATTATTGTAATTAAGCACAAAAGCGATATCCGAGAATCGTTCAATAGCCGGTTTCGCTCGCCCCCAGTGTAG
- a CDS encoding DegV family protein, with translation MKKKIAWIIDTTGFVTEEFKAHPDVYAVPLNIHFGTEEFIDDGVDLTNDELYQRMKESADFPKTSQPSAGKFSELYDKLKEEYECAIAVHASAKLSGTIASSTAGAEMSEFKVYAVDSLALSYGLSGLIERGLKLQEQGVDAEEIAQRLEKETANFRNYILIGNLSQLYKGGRMSGAQYYLGSLLQIKPIVQLTPEGELKPIDKVRSHKKAIQYLINHAKKDYEEYGVRRFQIMHGHVMKEAESLKQEVLKQMPEATILIGDLSSSLAVHAGEGTLAFLWRREDL, from the coding sequence ATGAAAAAGAAAATTGCTTGGATTATTGATACAACTGGATTTGTAACAGAAGAATTTAAAGCGCATCCCGATGTTTACGCCGTTCCGCTGAATATTCATTTTGGCACTGAGGAATTTATTGATGACGGTGTGGATTTGACGAATGACGAACTTTATCAGCGTATGAAGGAATCAGCTGACTTTCCCAAAACATCCCAGCCCTCTGCAGGAAAATTTTCCGAACTTTACGATAAATTGAAAGAAGAATACGAATGCGCAATTGCTGTCCATGCTTCTGCAAAACTCAGTGGAACAATCGCCTCTTCTACTGCCGGTGCTGAAATGAGTGAATTTAAGGTCTATGCCGTCGATTCATTGGCGCTTTCTTACGGTTTATCAGGCTTGATCGAACGGGGTCTTAAGTTGCAGGAACAAGGGGTTGATGCTGAAGAAATTGCACAGCGGCTGGAAAAGGAAACCGCTAATTTCCGAAACTATATTTTAATCGGCAATTTGTCCCAGCTTTATAAAGGCGGCCGTATGAGTGGCGCGCAGTATTATCTGGGAAGCCTGCTGCAGATCAAACCGATTGTCCAGCTTACCCCGGAAGGAGAGCTGAAACCCATCGACAAAGTGCGATCACATAAAAAAGCGATTCAGTATTTGATCAATCATGCCAAGAAAGATTATGAAGAATATGGCGTTCGGCGCTTTCAGATTATGCATGGCCATGTGATGAAAGAAGCCGAAAGCTTAAAACAGGAAGTACTGAAACAGATGCCGGAAGCTACTATTTTAATTGGTGACTTGAGTTCATCGCTTGCTGTCCACGCAGGAGAAGGCACCCTTGCTTTCCTATGGAGGCGAGAAGATTTGTAG